One region of Candidatus Polarisedimenticolia bacterium genomic DNA includes:
- a CDS encoding sigma-70 family RNA polymerase sigma factor has protein sequence MDVTDAPALEQAPAKARAVEELIERIRAGEIDAFEEIIRLYERRVLSMAIQMGLTPQDSQDAAQEVFLRVFRYLAKFDPGRSFEAWIWKICVNVVFNSLRRRRDRGEVSWEALVGEGMEEPAHTEALQVQVENTQLCSHLLSHMGVLSRQERMAFVLRELQELETTEVARAMGISAITVRRHAASARNKLRRAMETIEPGPR, from the coding sequence GTGGACGTGACCGACGCTCCGGCGCTCGAGCAGGCGCCCGCCAAAGCGCGCGCCGTCGAGGAGCTGATCGAGCGGATCCGCGCGGGGGAGATCGACGCCTTCGAGGAGATCATCCGCCTCTACGAGCGGCGGGTCCTGTCGATGGCCATCCAGATGGGGCTCACCCCACAGGACTCGCAGGATGCCGCGCAAGAAGTCTTCCTGAGGGTGTTCCGCTACCTGGCGAAGTTCGACCCGGGACGCAGCTTCGAGGCCTGGATCTGGAAGATATGCGTCAACGTCGTCTTCAACTCGCTGCGGCGCCGGCGGGACCGGGGGGAAGTCTCCTGGGAAGCTCTGGTCGGGGAGGGGATGGAGGAGCCGGCGCATACCGAGGCCCTCCAGGTCCAGGTCGAGAACACCCAGCTTTGCTCCCATCTCCTCTCGCACATGGGAGTGCTCTCCCGCCAGGAGAGAATGGCATTTGTTTTGAGGGAATTGCAGGAGCTGGAAACAACCGAGGTGGCGCGCGCCATGGGAATCTCCGCCATCACGGTGCGGCGTCATGCCGCCAGCGCTCGCA